From a region of the Deinococcus metallilatus genome:
- a CDS encoding S53 family peptidase, giving the protein MSDPSRPDPAPPAASPLTPLPGSVRELPAAAQPVGLPDPDAPLEVTLRLRARRQLAPHLAAAPLTREAFAQEYGASEDDLRRVEAFAHDHSLSVVDASAPRRTVILRGTVAQVEAAFGATLALYQVDGRTFRGRSGPVRLPADLLDVVEGVFGLDDRPQARPRFRLAGPVGVPGIAFPRQAGVSFTPPELARAYGFPEGDGQGQTIAIIELGGGYRKADLSAYFAGLGLPLPRVTAVSVDGGRNAPSGDPSGADAEVMLDIEVAGAVAPGAHIAVYFAPNTDAGFLNAVTRAVHDTRRKPSVLSISWGAAEPAWTRQAMQALDEAFQAAALLGVTVLCAAGDDGSNDRVGDGLAHTDFPASSPWASGCGGTRLSLADGQITREVVWNEGAGGATGGGVSDTFPLPDYQRNAGVPPSANPGGQVGRGVPDISAVADPQTGYRVRVDGQDTVIGGTSAVAPLWAGLVARLNARRGQPLGFLNPRLYPLGVLRDITEGSNGAYAAGPGWDACTGLGSPDGAKLAALAETPQSL; this is encoded by the coding sequence ATGTCCGACCCGTCCCGTCCTGATCCGGCCCCGCCCGCCGCGTCGCCGCTCACCCCCCTCCCCGGCAGCGTCCGTGAGCTGCCCGCCGCTGCCCAGCCGGTCGGCCTGCCTGATCCGGACGCGCCGCTGGAGGTGACGCTGCGCCTGCGCGCCCGCCGCCAGCTCGCTCCACACCTGGCCGCCGCGCCCCTGACGCGCGAGGCCTTCGCTCAGGAATACGGGGCCTCGGAAGATGACCTCCGGCGGGTGGAGGCCTTTGCCCACGACCACAGCCTCAGCGTGGTGGACGCCAGCGCCCCGCGCCGCACCGTGATCCTGCGCGGCACGGTGGCGCAGGTCGAGGCGGCCTTCGGGGCCACGCTGGCGCTGTATCAGGTGGATGGCCGAACCTTCCGGGGCCGCAGCGGGCCGGTGCGCCTGCCCGCCGATCTGCTGGACGTGGTGGAGGGCGTGTTCGGCCTGGACGACCGCCCGCAGGCCCGGCCCCGGTTCCGCCTGGCTGGCCCGGTCGGCGTCCCCGGGATCGCCTTTCCCCGGCAGGCCGGGGTCAGTTTCACGCCGCCGGAGCTGGCGCGGGCCTACGGCTTCCCGGAGGGGGACGGCCAGGGGCAGACCATCGCCATCATCGAACTGGGGGGCGGCTACCGCAAGGCCGATCTGAGCGCCTACTTCGCGGGCCTGGGGCTGCCCCTCCCCCGCGTCACGGCCGTCAGCGTGGACGGCGGGCGCAACGCCCCCAGCGGTGACCCCAGTGGGGCCGACGCCGAGGTGATGCTCGACATCGAGGTGGCGGGCGCGGTGGCCCCCGGCGCGCACATCGCGGTGTACTTCGCGCCCAACACCGACGCCGGATTCCTGAACGCCGTGACCCGGGCGGTTCACGACACCCGCCGCAAGCCCAGCGTGCTCTCGATCAGTTGGGGGGCCGCCGAGCCCGCCTGGACCCGGCAGGCGATGCAGGCCCTCGACGAGGCCTTCCAGGCCGCCGCCCTCCTGGGCGTGACGGTCCTGTGCGCCGCCGGGGACGACGGCTCGAACGACCGGGTGGGTGACGGTCTGGCCCACACCGACTTTCCCGCGTCGAGTCCCTGGGCCAGCGGCTGCGGCGGCACCCGCCTGAGCCTTGCTGATGGTCAGATCACCCGCGAGGTGGTCTGGAACGAGGGCGCGGGCGGCGCGACAGGGGGCGGCGTCAGCGACACCTTCCCGCTGCCCGACTATCAGCGGAACGCGGGCGTGCCCCCCTCGGCCAATCCCGGCGGTCAGGTCGGCCGGGGCGTGCCGGACATCTCGGCCGTGGCCGACCCCCAGACCGGCTACCGGGTGCGGGTGGACGGACAGGACACCGTGATCGGGGGCACCAGCGCCGTCGCGCCGCTGTGGGCAGGCCTGGTCGCCCGGCTGAACGCCCGCCGGGGCCAGCCGCTGGGCTTTCTCAATCCCCGGCTCTACCCCCTGGGCGTGCTGCGCGACATCACCGAGGGCAGCAACGGCGCGTATGCCGCCGGGCCGGGCTGGGACGCCTGCACCGGCCTGGGCAGCCCGGACGGCGCGAAGCTGGCGGCGCTGGCCGAGACGCCCCAGAGCCTCTGA
- the tnpA gene encoding IS200/IS605 family transposase, translating into MAKLPLRYKSNRNVVYSCKYHVVWTPKYRRSVLVEGVDERLKVILNELCTEKECELLAVEIMPDHVHLLVEVDPQLGLHTFVKLAKGRSSRLLRQEFPWLKSRLPTLWTNSYFVSTVGGAPKGVIKQYVENQKGV; encoded by the coding sequence ATGGCGAAACTGCCGCTCCGGTACAAGTCCAATCGCAACGTGGTCTACTCCTGCAAGTACCATGTTGTCTGGACGCCCAAGTACCGGAGAAGCGTTTTGGTGGAAGGCGTAGACGAGCGGCTGAAGGTCATCCTGAACGAGCTTTGCACCGAGAAGGAATGCGAGTTGCTGGCGGTGGAAATCATGCCCGACCACGTTCACCTGTTGGTGGAGGTGGACCCCCAGTTGGGTCTCCACACGTTCGTCAAGCTCGCCAAAGGGCGTTCCAGCCGCCTCCTGCGCCAAGAGTTCCCGTGGCTGAAGTCCCGGCTCCCGACCCTCTGGACCAACTCGTACTTCGTCTCGACGGTGGGCGGCGCTCCCAAGGGCGTTATCAAGCAGTACGTAGAAAATCAGAAGGGGGTCTGA
- a CDS encoding GAF domain-containing protein — MPEQPTAAPPSFPSLGERLQNLTEALAAARTPQEVFGIVLRPALGALGAVAGAVLLVSGAGDRLEVAATQGHEAATPNFWQDGPLDPALPAGDALARHEALFFEHEGAMLAAYPALAVRAGTHTPVASAVLPMFLDGAPLGVLVLDFREPHDFTPEEGRFLRILAGQCAVALGRVRLLEALSAELRQRRETEAELRVSEARFRRLVEASPVGIAAGALDGRLILVNDAYLSLLGRTRAEYEAGEIDWAALTPPEYRAADERAFAQALGRGASDPYEKEMLTRAGERIPLNLILIRYQEGDQPYVVGYLQDLRPFKAAERVLREHGAELERQVAARTEELNARTKVLEAFEALTHELTLETDPAVLVKRAQDIVLSLLPPGVATYYEPEGEVWRLKAQTGDLRDGALQRVLDAGLPYAAAGNLRVPFETREAYYQEVYDVHTDSQPDVTAHIGSSATLPVVVGGAVRGVFGLGLFGAPRHWSAVDRALLETVARSLGLALEGAEAARRLKEQNAELAARTRALEGFADLTRGLSAQAEPHTLVRRAQEVVLSLLPGGYAAYYEPAGGQWHLRSQVGDRQDPAFQTHVEAGLPLETASLWIPWQTREAYYLEEYDQRTDHFEMYRARRGALAALPVVVNSEPYGIFGVALFHDRHWHEADKAVIETTVRSLGLALERAESVARLAQSTRTLERERTFLRAVLASLAEGIVACDAQGQLTLFSGATRRFHGLDAAPLPPEAWAEHYDLFEADGVTPLATERIPLYRAWRGEQVRDAEMVIRPKDGPARSIVANGQAMFTEDGEPLGAVVAMHDLTARKQAEQTLRQRTAELERSNAELEQFAYIASHDLQAPIRAVTSFAELTLRRYGEQLDERGRAYLHQIVEGGQHMKQLVDDLLTFSRVHTQQREPQPTDSNPVFDRVVRRLDGEIASLGARVTRADLPPVLADAQQLDQLFQNLLSNGLKYRREQVPPQVQVWAERDGPMQRFAVRDNGIGIEPQYFERIFVIFQRLYGREQFDGTGIGLAVCKKIVERHGGRLWLESTPGEGSTFFFTLPAV; from the coding sequence ATGCCCGAACAGCCCACGGCGGCCCCCCCGTCGTTCCCTTCACTGGGCGAACGCTTGCAGAACCTCACCGAAGCCCTCGCCGCCGCGCGCACGCCGCAGGAGGTGTTCGGCATCGTGCTGCGGCCTGCGCTGGGCGCCCTGGGCGCGGTCGCGGGCGCCGTGCTCCTCGTCTCCGGGGCGGGGGACCGGCTGGAGGTCGCCGCGACCCAGGGCCACGAGGCGGCCACGCCGAACTTCTGGCAGGACGGGCCGCTCGATCCCGCGCTGCCCGCCGGGGACGCCCTGGCGCGGCACGAGGCCCTCTTCTTCGAGCACGAGGGGGCGATGCTCGCGGCCTATCCGGCCCTCGCCGTCCGTGCGGGCACCCACACGCCGGTCGCGAGCGCGGTGCTGCCGATGTTCCTCGACGGCGCGCCGCTGGGCGTGCTGGTGCTGGACTTCCGGGAACCGCACGACTTCACGCCCGAGGAGGGGCGGTTCCTGCGGATTCTCGCGGGGCAGTGCGCGGTCGCGCTGGGGCGGGTGCGGCTGCTGGAGGCGCTCTCGGCCGAACTCCGCCAGCGCCGCGAAACCGAGGCGGAACTGCGCGTCAGCGAGGCGCGGTTTCGCCGCCTGGTGGAAGCGAGTCCGGTCGGGATCGCCGCCGGGGCGCTGGACGGCCGCCTGATCCTGGTCAACGACGCCTACCTGAGCCTGCTGGGCCGCACCCGCGCCGAGTACGAGGCGGGCGAGATCGACTGGGCGGCCCTCACGCCCCCGGAGTACCGCGCCGCCGACGAGCGGGCCTTCGCCCAGGCGCTCGGGCGGGGCGCGTCCGATCCCTACGAGAAGGAGATGCTCACCCGGGCGGGCGAGCGCATCCCCCTGAACCTGATCCTGATCCGCTACCAGGAAGGCGACCAGCCGTACGTGGTGGGCTACCTGCAAGACCTGCGCCCGTTCAAGGCCGCCGAGCGCGTGCTGCGGGAACACGGGGCCGAACTGGAGCGCCAGGTGGCGGCGCGCACCGAGGAACTGAATGCCCGCACGAAGGTGCTGGAGGCCTTCGAGGCGCTGACCCACGAGCTGACGCTCGAAACCGACCCCGCCGTGCTGGTGAAGCGCGCCCAGGACATCGTGCTGTCCCTGCTGCCCCCGGGCGTCGCCACCTACTACGAACCGGAGGGCGAGGTCTGGCGGCTCAAAGCCCAGACGGGCGACCTGCGCGACGGGGCGCTGCAACGGGTGCTGGACGCGGGCCTGCCCTACGCGGCGGCCGGGAACCTGCGGGTGCCTTTCGAGACGCGCGAGGCCTACTACCAGGAGGTCTACGACGTTCACACCGACAGCCAGCCGGACGTGACCGCGCACATCGGCTCCAGCGCCACCCTGCCCGTCGTGGTCGGCGGGGCGGTGCGGGGCGTCTTCGGCCTGGGGCTGTTCGGCGCGCCGCGCCACTGGTCGGCGGTGGACCGCGCCCTGCTCGAAACGGTGGCGCGCAGTCTGGGCCTCGCGCTGGAAGGGGCCGAGGCCGCGCGGCGCCTCAAGGAGCAGAACGCGGAACTCGCCGCGCGCACCCGGGCGCTGGAGGGCTTCGCGGACCTCACGCGGGGCCTCAGCGCGCAGGCGGAGCCGCACACGCTGGTGCGCCGCGCGCAGGAAGTCGTGCTGTCCCTGCTGCCGGGGGGGTACGCGGCGTACTACGAACCCGCGGGCGGGCAGTGGCACCTGCGGAGCCAGGTGGGCGACCGGCAGGACCCGGCCTTCCAGACCCACGTGGAGGCGGGCCTGCCGCTGGAGACTGCCAGCCTGTGGATACCCTGGCAGACGCGGGAGGCGTACTACCTCGAAGAGTACGACCAGCGCACCGACCACTTCGAGATGTACCGGGCCCGGCGGGGGGCGCTGGCGGCGCTCCCGGTGGTCGTGAACAGCGAGCCTTACGGCATCTTCGGCGTGGCGCTCTTTCACGACCGGCACTGGCACGAGGCGGACAAGGCCGTGATCGAGACGACCGTGCGCAGCCTGGGCCTCGCGCTGGAGCGCGCCGAGAGCGTGGCGCGGCTGGCGCAGAGCACCCGCACCCTCGAACGCGAACGGACCTTCCTGCGCGCGGTGCTCGCCAGTCTCGCGGAGGGCATCGTCGCCTGCGACGCGCAGGGCCAGCTCACGCTCTTCAGCGGCGCCACCCGCCGCTTTCACGGCCTGGACGCCGCGCCGCTGCCGCCGGAGGCCTGGGCCGAGCACTACGACCTGTTCGAGGCCGACGGGGTCACGCCGCTCGCCACCGAGCGTATCCCGCTGTACCGCGCCTGGCGCGGCGAGCAGGTGCGGGACGCCGAGATGGTCATCCGCCCCAAAGACGGACCGGCGCGCAGCATCGTCGCCAACGGCCAGGCGATGTTCACCGAGGACGGCGAGCCGCTGGGCGCGGTGGTCGCCATGCACGACCTCACCGCGCGCAAGCAGGCCGAACAGACCCTGCGGCAGCGCACGGCCGAGCTGGAGCGCAGCAACGCGGAGCTGGAACAGTTCGCGTACATCGCGTCCCATGACCTCCAGGCGCCGATCCGGGCGGTCACCAGCTTCGCGGAACTGACCCTGCGCCGGTACGGCGAGCAGCTCGACGAGCGCGGGCGGGCCTATCTGCACCAGATCGTGGAGGGCGGGCAGCACATGAAGCAACTGGTGGACGACCTGCTGACCTTCTCGCGGGTGCATACCCAGCAGCGGGAGCCGCAGCCGACCGACAGCAACCCGGTGTTCGACCGGGTCGTGCGGCGGCTGGACGGTGAGATCGCCAGCCTGGGCGCCCGCGTCACGCGCGCCGACCTTCCCCCGGTCCTGGCGGACGCGCAGCAGCTCGACCAGCTCTTCCAGAACCTGCTCTCGAACGGGCTGAAGTACCGGCGCGAGCAGGTCCCGCCGCAGGTGCAGGTCTGGGCCGAGCGTGACGGGCCGATGCAGCGCTTCGCGGTGCGCGACAACGGTATCGGGATCGAACCCCAGTATTTCGAGCGCATCTTCGTGATCTTCCAGCGCCTGTACGGCCGGGAGCAGTTCGACGGGACCGGCATCGGGCTGGCGGTGTGCAAGAAGATCGTCGAACGGCACGGCGGCAGGCTGTGGCTCGAAAGCACGCCGGGTGAGGGCAGCACCTTCTTCTTCACCCTGCCCGCAGTATGA
- a CDS encoding sensor domain-containing diguanylate cyclase has protein sequence MPEARPVFSLRATVYTVLAAVALLGTVSNVLLARETHALRVDAHRLSVAGRQQLLAERVAHDAWQLVGSTTPQGRSQARLRLRRSVAGMREAHAQLLRHGAAAQPPAPEAAPDWLDVQVQGYLAAASSILLTPDDRLSRRNADIRWLEEQATGPLLTALDQATVQMERRGDARIRHLSGLVWTCLGVGLALLLALALLVFRPLERRHRRILADLARERDFGRQVMGTVAQGLTVTDAAGRFVYVNPAYARLLGTAPEALLGRTPRDVTFEEDHPVLVAPLAHAEGQTRAYEARLKRADGTLVPVLVTDAPRAAEGGAPGTITAITDLTERKQAEQTVATLAALSRGLEAEHTPAEVARRALAILSGAVEVAWLVLFVLRGERFVPEMYSGPLPPGLREQMDAGLGRGEGAIWETLSGEPVYLEQTRVPAYLAHGVQAVALVPLPGGSRGVTRVLGVYRAGSGRAWTPRERLLLAAAVQSLAAALERAELYEEARQAAAYAQALVAVSALVESRFDPLEVAQQVFRILAPILEVDWGGLILVRGDQARVITTWPPEAARAEDRLTGELLGGLPWRQTGQTCYIDDYSAQPGAAAPLVRAGVRALAWGPLAELDEGRFVVVVTRLGQVQPWSGPHRDLFEAAARTLRLALERQRHLRRVERAAVTDNLTGLGNRRAFERHLEELAEQDPGEGPPFGVIYVDMDGLKQINDTWGHSWGDRVLREFGQALGEVFRDQDRVYRLGGDEYAVLLPGASAEHAPTLLARVQQAAARMRPLPGQVGPGASAGAAFWPQDGERPAEVVSVADQRMYQEKQRRRPGQGNRALPA, from the coding sequence ATGCCAGAGGCCCGCCCGGTGTTCTCCCTGCGCGCCACCGTCTATACGGTGCTGGCGGCGGTGGCGCTGCTGGGCACCGTGTCCAATGTGCTGCTGGCCCGCGAAACCCACGCCCTGCGTGTGGACGCCCACCGGCTGAGCGTCGCGGGCCGCCAGCAACTGCTCGCGGAGCGGGTGGCCCACGACGCCTGGCAGCTCGTCGGCAGCACCACTCCGCAGGGCCGGAGCCAGGCCCGCCTCCGGCTCCGCAGGAGCGTGGCCGGGATGCGGGAAGCCCACGCGCAACTGCTCAGGCACGGGGCAGCGGCCCAGCCGCCCGCCCCCGAGGCCGCTCCGGACTGGCTCGACGTGCAGGTGCAGGGGTACCTGGCCGCCGCAAGCAGCATCCTCCTGACGCCGGATGACCGGCTCAGCCGCAGGAACGCGGACATTCGCTGGCTCGAAGAGCAGGCGACGGGGCCGCTGCTGACGGCGCTGGATCAGGCCACGGTGCAGATGGAGCGCCGCGGTGACGCGCGAATCCGGCACCTGAGCGGGCTGGTCTGGACCTGTCTGGGGGTGGGGCTGGCCCTGCTGCTAGCACTGGCCCTGCTGGTCTTCCGGCCGCTGGAACGTCGGCACCGCCGCATCCTGGCCGACCTCGCCCGCGAACGGGATTTTGGCCGCCAGGTGATGGGCACTGTCGCGCAGGGCCTGACGGTGACCGACGCGGCGGGGCGCTTCGTGTACGTCAATCCCGCCTACGCCCGCCTGCTGGGAACCGCGCCGGAAGCCCTGCTGGGCCGCACCCCCCGCGACGTGACCTTCGAGGAGGACCACCCGGTCCTGGTCGCCCCGTTGGCCCACGCCGAGGGGCAGACCCGCGCCTACGAGGCGCGCCTGAAGCGGGCCGACGGGACGCTCGTGCCGGTGCTGGTCACGGACGCTCCCCGCGCGGCGGAGGGGGGGGCGCCCGGCACCATCACGGCGATCACCGATCTGACCGAGCGCAAACAGGCCGAACAGACGGTCGCCACGCTGGCGGCGCTGTCCCGCGGCCTGGAAGCGGAGCACACCCCCGCCGAGGTCGCCCGGCGCGCCCTGGCCATCCTTTCGGGCGCGGTCGAGGTCGCCTGGCTGGTGCTGTTCGTCCTGCGGGGCGAGCGGTTCGTCCCGGAGATGTATTCCGGCCCGCTGCCGCCCGGCCTGCGGGAGCAGATGGACGCCGGGCTGGGCCGGGGGGAAGGGGCGATCTGGGAGACGCTGAGCGGGGAGCCGGTCTATCTGGAGCAGACGAGGGTGCCCGCCTACCTGGCGCATGGGGTGCAGGCCGTGGCGCTCGTGCCCCTGCCGGGGGGCAGCCGGGGCGTGACCCGCGTGCTGGGGGTCTACCGGGCGGGCAGCGGCCGGGCCTGGACGCCGCGTGAGCGCCTGCTGCTGGCGGCGGCCGTCCAGTCGCTCGCCGCCGCGCTGGAACGCGCGGAGCTCTACGAGGAGGCCCGGCAGGCCGCCGCCTACGCGCAGGCGCTGGTGGCGGTTTCGGCGCTGGTCGAGAGCCGGTTCGACCCGCTGGAGGTGGCCCAGCAGGTGTTCAGGATTCTGGCCCCCATCCTGGAGGTGGACTGGGGCGGCCTGATCCTGGTGCGGGGGGATCAGGCGCGGGTGATCACCACCTGGCCTCCCGAAGCCGCCCGCGCGGAGGACCGGCTGACCGGGGAGCTGCTCGGCGGCCTCCCCTGGCGGCAGACCGGGCAGACCTGCTATATCGACGATTACTCCGCCCAGCCGGGGGCGGCGGCGCCCCTGGTCCGCGCGGGCGTGCGGGCGCTGGCCTGGGGCCCGCTGGCCGAGCTGGACGAGGGGCGCTTCGTGGTGGTGGTCACGCGGCTCGGGCAGGTCCAGCCCTGGTCGGGACCCCACCGCGACCTCTTCGAGGCGGCGGCCCGGACCCTGCGGCTCGCGCTGGAGCGGCAGCGGCACCTGCGCCGCGTGGAGCGGGCGGCGGTCACGGACAACCTCACCGGGCTGGGGAACCGCCGGGCCTTCGAGCGGCACCTGGAGGAACTGGCAGAGCAGGACCCGGGCGAGGGGCCGCCGTTCGGCGTCATCTACGTCGACATGGACGGCCTCAAGCAGATCAACGACACCTGGGGGCACAGTTGGGGCGACCGGGTGCTGCGCGAGTTCGGCCAGGCCCTCGGTGAGGTCTTCCGGGACCAGGACCGGGTGTACCGGCTGGGCGGCGACGAGTACGCCGTGCTGCTTCCCGGGGCCAGCGCCGAGCACGCCCCCACGTTGCTCGCCCGGGTCCAGCAGGCCGCCGCCCGCATGCGGCCGCTCCCGGGGCAGGTGGGCCCGGGGGCCAGTGCGGGCGCCGCCTTCTGGCCGCAGGACGGTGAGCGCCCCGCCGAGGTCGTCAGCGTCGCGGACCAGCGGATGTATCAGGAAAAGCAGCGCCGCAGGCCGGGGCAGGGAAACCGGGCCTTACCCGCCTAG
- a CDS encoding branched-chain amino acid aminotransferase, producing MGKNIDWQNLGFSYIKTDLRYRSHWKDGAWDDGVLTEDNCVHISEGSTALHYGQECFEGLKAYRQRDGSVALFRPDQNAARMQASCERLLMPTIPTEKFIDACVQVVRANLDYLPPYGSGGALYLRPYVIGVGDNLGVRTAPEFLFSVFCVPVGAYFKGGLTPANFIVSRYDRAAPHGTGAAKVGGNYAASLLPGHLAKERGFADAIYLDPETHTKIEEVGAANFFAITRDGRFVTPQSPSILPSITKYSLLHLAKERLGLEVEEGDVYIDRLDEYQEAGACGTAAVITPIGGIQNGDDFHVFYSETEVGPVTRRLYDELVGIQYGDVGAPEGWLVKVE from the coding sequence ATGGGCAAGAACATCGACTGGCAGAACCTGGGCTTCAGCTACATCAAAACCGATCTGCGCTACCGCTCGCACTGGAAGGACGGCGCGTGGGATGACGGCGTCCTCACCGAGGACAACTGCGTCCACATCAGCGAGGGCTCGACCGCGCTGCACTACGGCCAGGAGTGCTTCGAGGGCCTCAAGGCGTACCGCCAGCGGGACGGGTCGGTGGCCCTCTTCCGCCCGGACCAGAACGCGGCGCGGATGCAGGCGAGCTGCGAGCGGCTGCTGATGCCGACCATTCCCACCGAGAAATTCATCGACGCCTGCGTGCAGGTGGTGCGGGCCAACCTCGACTATCTCCCGCCCTACGGCTCGGGCGGCGCGCTCTACCTGCGCCCCTACGTGATCGGCGTGGGCGACAACCTGGGGGTCCGCACCGCCCCCGAGTTTCTCTTCTCGGTGTTCTGCGTGCCGGTCGGCGCCTACTTCAAGGGCGGCCTGACCCCGGCCAACTTCATTGTCTCGCGCTACGACCGCGCCGCGCCCCACGGCACCGGGGCGGCCAAGGTGGGCGGGAACTACGCGGCGAGCCTGCTGCCCGGCCACCTCGCCAAGGAACGCGGCTTTGCCGACGCGATCTACCTCGACCCCGAAACGCATACCAAGATCGAGGAGGTGGGGGCGGCCAATTTCTTCGCCATCACCCGGGATGGCCGCTTCGTCACGCCGCAGTCGCCCTCGATCCTCCCCAGCATCACCAAGTATTCGCTGCTGCACCTGGCAAAGGAGCGGCTGGGCCTGGAGGTCGAGGAAGGGGACGTGTACATCGACCGGCTGGACGAGTACCAGGAAGCCGGGGCCTGCGGCACGGCGGCGGTGATCACGCCCATCGGCGGCATCCAGAACGGCGACGACTTCCACGTCTTTTACAGCGAGACGGAGGTCGGCCCGGTCACCCGGCGGCTGTATGACGAGCTGGTCGGCATCCAGTACGGGGATGTGGGGGCACCGGAAGGCTGGCTCGTCAAGGTGGAGTGA
- a CDS encoding universal stress protein, whose translation MSAPTSTGPLYHRILVATGGAPHSAKAVARAVALAQHFGAVLDIVAVVPLAANPFVNFASGLPGSEALETQAVQDARAVRQDHLRAVGQAAREQGLEVHEYLVQAAKPAEAILLVAAETGADLIVLGRRHTTAFSAAMAGSTGDAVSHGAQVDVLIAR comes from the coding sequence ATGTCTGCCCCCACCAGCACCGGCCCCCTGTACCACCGCATTCTCGTCGCGACCGGGGGCGCGCCCCACTCGGCGAAGGCTGTCGCCCGCGCGGTGGCCCTGGCGCAGCACTTCGGCGCGGTGCTCGACATCGTGGCCGTGGTGCCCCTGGCGGCCAACCCGTTCGTGAACTTCGCGTCGGGGCTGCCCGGCAGCGAGGCGCTGGAGACGCAGGCCGTGCAGGACGCGCGGGCCGTCCGGCAGGACCACCTGCGGGCCGTCGGGCAGGCGGCGCGGGAGCAGGGGCTGGAGGTCCACGAGTATCTGGTCCAGGCCGCCAAGCCCGCCGAGGCGATCCTGCTGGTCGCCGCCGAGACGGGGGCCGACCTGATCGTGCTGGGGCGGCGGCACACCACCGCCTTCAGCGCGGCGATGGCCGGGAGCACCGGGGACGCGGTGAGCCACGGCGCGCAGGTCGACGTGCTGATCGCACGCTGA
- a CDS encoding MIP/aquaporin family protein: protein MSSPEESREGGDTPPDPDPHHRKEAQSGGTGHRIGRALVAEALGTFVLTFASVAALLLAHLGLLPEVAAAALTPGLVVLTMVYALSDVSGAHINPVVTLAFALRGAFPWRLVLPYWVVQFGASVAAGLLMLAFAHVPPPRERVPASGAALLDAGCTALLLVVILATAHRNAKLRPAAGLAVGAAVSLDHFLSSSVSAVAMNPARVFGPALVSGRLAEAWPHLLGPVAGCLAALLLTWATRGPLNAQEHEAAEGNGGEG from the coding sequence ATGAGCAGCCCTGAAGAGAGCCGCGAAGGCGGGGACACTCCCCCGGACCCGGACCCGCACCACAGGAAGGAAGCGCAGTCAGGCGGGACCGGCCACCGCATCGGCCGCGCGCTCGTCGCGGAGGCGCTGGGGACGTTCGTGCTGACCTTCGCGAGCGTCGCCGCGCTGCTGCTGGCGCATCTGGGCCTGCTGCCCGAGGTGGCGGCGGCGGCCCTCACGCCCGGTTTGGTGGTGCTCACGATGGTGTACGCGCTGAGCGACGTGTCCGGCGCCCACATCAACCCGGTGGTGACGCTGGCATTCGCCCTGCGCGGCGCGTTTCCGTGGCGGCTGGTCCTGCCGTACTGGGTGGTGCAGTTCGGCGCCTCGGTCGCGGCGGGCCTGCTGATGCTGGCCTTCGCCCACGTGCCGCCCCCCCGGGAGCGCGTTCCGGCGTCCGGGGCGGCCCTGCTGGACGCGGGCTGCACCGCCCTGCTGCTGGTGGTGATTCTGGCGACGGCGCACCGCAACGCCAAGCTGCGGCCCGCAGCGGGGCTGGCGGTGGGCGCGGCGGTGAGCCTCGACCATTTCCTGTCGAGCAGCGTTTCGGCGGTCGCGATGAATCCGGCCCGGGTCTTCGGTCCCGCGCTGGTGTCCGGCAGGCTGGCGGAGGCGTGGCCACACCTGCTGGGGCCGGTCGCCGGGTGCCTGGCGGCCCTGCTGCTCACCTGGGCGACCCGTGGTCCGCTGAACGCCCAGGAACACGAGGCGGCCGAGGGCAATGGGGGCGAGGGCTGA
- a CDS encoding RNA-guided endonuclease InsQ/TnpB family protein, with protein sequence MRAFRYRLYPTLRQETALLDTLRLTRELYNGALQERRDAYRKAGKSVSVYEQMKALPEVKAVRPEFKKIHAHVLQGVVTQLDRAFQGFFRRVKQGQTPGYPRFKGADRWDSFAFKQVWDNSRNTWFGPGKVLDSGRIYLPNIGNVRMKMHRRVEGKPKTLTIKKEGNEWYATYVRPPPVRCPKRAAQLDSTSAPPTSSSPQMGRSKTTPVSFSPP encoded by the coding sequence GTGCGCGCCTTCCGCTACCGTCTCTACCCCACCTTGAGGCAGGAAACGGCGCTGCTGGACACCCTGCGCCTCACGCGGGAGTTGTACAACGGTGCGTTGCAGGAACGGCGGGATGCCTATCGCAAGGCTGGTAAGAGCGTGTCTGTCTATGAACAGATGAAAGCCCTGCCCGAAGTCAAGGCGGTGCGCCCAGAGTTCAAGAAGATTCACGCCCACGTTCTGCAAGGCGTGGTCACGCAACTGGACAGGGCCTTTCAGGGGTTCTTCCGGCGCGTGAAGCAGGGGCAGACCCCCGGCTACCCCCGGTTCAAGGGAGCCGACCGCTGGGATAGCTTCGCGTTCAAGCAGGTGTGGGACAACAGCCGGAATACGTGGTTTGGCCCCGGAAAGGTGCTGGACAGCGGGCGAATCTACCTCCCGAACATCGGCAACGTGCGGATGAAGATGCACCGCAGGGTGGAGGGGAAGCCCAAGACGCTCACCATCAAGAAGGAGGGCAACGAGTGGTACGCCACCTACGTGAGGCCCCCACCCGTCCGCTGCCCGAAACGGGCAGCGCAGTTGGACTCGACCTCGGCACCACCCACTTCCTCATCACCTCAAATGGGGAGGTCAAAGACAACCCCCGTTTCCTTCAGTCCACCCTGA